The Lolium rigidum isolate FL_2022 chromosome 2, APGP_CSIRO_Lrig_0.1, whole genome shotgun sequence genomic interval CCGAACACAAATATTACATGGCCGACTTCACAAAATATGCACAAAGAAAACTAACACACAATCATGAACCGAAGTTATAACTCATATTTATTTCATATCATAATATTGCTAcgatttctccatctccccaagaacaaggTGAACTACTCAGTTATGGAACcattcaacaacatcatcataaacatatgaaatgaatgTGGGTATAtggatgaatacaagtgcaaaTCCACAATGACAGTTGGAATTACAACAAGATGAGAGGGcaatggagatggtgatgatgatgcaaTGGTTTATGATGAAGGAGATGATGCCTTGTCTTCTAATGATTTGTGTAGCAGCAAGGATGATGCCCTCTGCATGTTCCCCATCTAGATCCCTTCTGGAGGTCAGGTTTCTACGAGTTGTGGTGTTTGTGAATGTCGGATATCACATCTGTCTTCGTGTGGTGAAAGTGTTTGACGAGGCGGAGTCAGTGCCGCATGGCACAAACATGCGGTATGGGCGGGCCCTGCTCGTATGGGAGGCCGTTTAACTTTACGGAGTGTCTCCTCGCGATGCCCTTTCACCTAGGTGCATAAAAATCATTTAATGACTTTTATCACGTCAAAATACTCCCTCGATTCACATTACTTCCACTAGTATGTATgtacctagaactaaaatatatctacatacatctatattagcgacaaccaatatggatcggaggaagtatcaTATTTATGTCCAATATGATATCTCCAAATGCTATATTTTCTTTACTACTCGTTTTGGTCCAAACATTCATATTTTGTTTTCCTATAAAAAAGGCTTCTGCTTTTAGGGTTTTTGAGCACAAAATTGACCTTAATTGTTGATccacttgagcttgcttcctctcctttCCCTCCTATGATTGTTGCATCTTTTTCAGAGAtttggaagaggagatctagatctacaatcatcACCAATCCATTCCTCATGTTAGTGAGGGGAACCTACTGGATCTAGATCTTAGAGTCATTGGTTGACCTgtaccattgttcttcctctctagtttcTTCATAACACTTGTTTCTtttctttggtgggatttgaatgagaaggatttgagcactttTTTGGTATTCTTGACGtgcatccttgcatagtgttgagctctgtattatgatttgttcgagtgagagaccgtgagcttgttaatcttggagggtgacctccaagTAAGCTTGATGGTTGGTGTTATAGTGACCTCATCGTGGAAGATTTTGAAGATGCCCGGCTTCTCCtttgtggaagattgtgaagatgcCCGGGTTTCTCCTTCGTGAAGCttatgaagtggttgtggagcttgacgTTTCCGGAGTGGAGGATAAGCTAGCCATAAGAAAAAGACCCTTGTACTCGTGAGATGGCTTGGAGAATAAGGCGAGACTTTGTGGCGTTCGGGATACTTTTGTGGAAATCTGCATCTCTCGAACACGGCGTACCTTACTTCATGTAAGGGAAAACATGATTACATCTTAGTCCCTACGTGCCTCGTTATCTCTATACCTGAGTTTACATCCTTGTGACAACCATCGTGTTTGAAGTATTTATATCTTGTTTATCTCTTGtgttatatatttatatatatctTGTGTTGTCTTTCCTAGCTTAACTTGTTGTTGGTGCACTTAGTTGATCCTAGATTATTTAGGTTTAATGCTTGTAAAATAAGGATTAGTTTAATTTCGTATTCTTACAAGCTAAATTCGTAATTATTTTTAAAACGCATACTCAccacccctctaggcgacatctcgttctTTCAAAGGCGAACATTCTGAATTACCTAAAAGGAATGGTCGAATTGAAAATATTCGAAGAGGGATCAACAATTGATACCTTGGGGGCGTTTGAACAAACACTTGGAGGGCGCAGTGAAAACCACTGACGTCTTTGGCAGCGTTGATTGCCTCTTcacgcctcttcctcttctttggCCTCGCTCGCTTCTTCTTTGTAGATGGAGCCGAAGCTGGCAAGGGAAAGGCCGACATCATCGGATCTCCGGGTCGGGTCTCTGGGAACGCGGCCGAAGCATAGCCACTTGTCCTCCACGACGTGGCTGACCTGACGTTTCCATTGAGCCACGTGAGATGGGTGATCTGGTGGGGTCGATTGGATCGCGCGGGTTGGGTAGTGTCAGGCGGCGGCTCAAATGTGTCCATGGCGGTGCTAGGGCGTGCGAGGAGGGAGCGTGGGCATGGGCAGGCACATGTGGTAGCTTCTTCCTTTTTTTAAAACAGAATTCAGGCCTCCAAATACCAGATGGATAATTCCAAACGACAATTCATACTTCGAATTAGAGTCTATCTTCCATCATCAAAAGCCCAGGTCTAGAGCCCACCAAAATATTGCGTGTTGGCCCAAGGGATCTCCTTGGTAGCTCGCCGCGCGTGCTTGTACACGTGCCCACTCAGGTGCGCCACGAACCCAGAAGAGGGCTGCGGAAAGGAGGCGGAGAGGACAGAGGAGAGAGGAACAACAATGGCTACCACTCTCTCGTTATCTTCTCCCCTCTTCCTCGCCGCTCCGCCCAAAGGTACCGACCTCCAAGAACTCCTCCTCTCCCACTGCCATCCATGCGTAGCACGTCTTCCCACCATTCTCAAAGTTATAGCTTCAGCGTGGTTTGGGTGGACTGGATTGGGTGTTTTTGGTCCTGTTATTTTGGGCGCATGGTGCCCATCCGAAATCAAACTGGATGTCTAAATCCCTCACCCATGCATACCACTACTAAATCTTCAGTTTCCCAAAGACAGTGTGACGCAGTGCTGCAGTAGACCAGTAATAACCTGAAAATATGTAGTAGCAGGGATTAGTCGTTGGATGCTTACCTAGTTACCTGCGACCTGCTCCATAAATCTGAATCTAGCACATAAGGTGGCTAATTTTGTTCGAGCCAAATCGTTCGTGATTTACATGTATGCATTCTCAGTTTTGGTGGTGGAATATGGAAGTAATGAAACATCTCCATTGACATGAAGAAAGTCGATGCACATGATATTTTTTATTTAATCATTTCTTCAGCTAGAGTTGTGATTTCGCTTGTAGTGGCTTCAGCTGCTCCATCACGGAGCACTGCAAATCTACCATGCAGGGGATATTTCCCTGGCCTGGCGCATGGCCGGAAGCAACAACGACGCACATCAGTAGTATCCGTGGTTGGTACACGAACTTGTTTGTTGACTTGTATAGTTCTATACGGCTTTCAATTTTATATTTTCATTAATCTGGTGACTTTTATCCTACTTCACTTGCAGTTTGGGAGAAAGACAAAGATCACCAGAGAAACAGTTGTCCCTGACCCAGACTACCGGTTACCGATTGCTATACTTGGTGAGCGCTGGAGGTAGTAAGTAGAACATCTCTGTTCTCTGGAAATGTACTCTTACATCAACTGAAGAAGAGATATATAGTATTTGTTGGCATGGTAATTTCTCCATCCAGTAACCATTGTTATCAAAATGCAGGGATTGCTGGTGCATTTGCATATGCGGACAACCTTCTTGCTGCTGCACCTGTAGGCCTTCTGGGGCTGCTTCTTTTGTTCCAGGTCAGTCCGATTGTGTTCTTCTTTTAGACCATCTGCCAAGTTATATAGGTTAACATATATGTATTCACTCATTTGTTTTTGCAGACTACTAGAGTTAGATTCGTCTTTGATGATGAGGCCCTGGTTAGTCCATTTTACCTTTTGGTGTGAACTAGATATGTAGGAGTATTCTGAAGTACGTAAATGTCTCCCAAAACTCGCTGCTGGAATATATTTAGGCTATATGACAGGAATATGCACAATACATATACAAAATTGGTTTTGGTAAGTTAGGAATACTCACAACTAATATAATTAAATCTGTTATTTAGAAGCTGTCATTCTACTAGTCACTTGTTGGCTACCACATTGATATCTGGACAGAGTTATTTATTTATGAAAGTATACTGTACTAGACTTGCAGCCCGAGTTCTGCAGAAGTGCAAGCACATAAGCGATTTTACTACTTTTACCATTAATAACCTATTTTGGAGAGAGTTTCTCTTTTCCATACCATGAAGATTGAATTGTTTCAGTGCTCAGTTGTCACAGATGATCCTACACATCTTATCTGAAACTTCATATGCTTCTATTATTAATTTATTATAGGAAGTGAAAGTGGGAAATCAGCTGCAGGAATCAGGCGAAAATGTTTTTGTTGGTGGCAAGAACCGTTGGAAGTAAGCATGCCTTTTAATCTTGTGTATTAGTACCTTCTGTACAAAATACATGTGTTAGCAAGTTTTTTTTAAAAGGAAAGCAATGAGGGAGACCCCAACAGCGAGTTTTTTTTGTAAATAATAATAAGCAAATTAACAGGTTTGTTCTGGCTAGCAAGTATTTGTAGTTTTGTTCTTCGTAGGTAACATTTTATTTTGAATTCCTAATTTGAATTCTTATTGTTAGTGGGACTTATTTCCTTCATTCGTAAATAGATGGTGTTTGGGTATGTGCAGTCTCCAACAACTTGAAATGTTAACTGTGGTACATATACTTATGTAATATGAACTTTTGATTAATTGATTAAATATTTTTTAGATGATTTTTTATTTCGCATAAAGTTAGGGTCCGTGATGCCATAATGATCTAAACAACTAGGGAATGCAAATAAAACTTACCGTAGCAAAGCATGGGTAGTTAGCTAGTCTTTGTAAAAGATAAGGTATTGGCTCCTGGTTCGATATGTTTAGAGCTCAAACGACATCTATTATGGACCAATGATTGTACTATCTTGTCCAATTAATCTGTCTTACTATGGTAAGAGCTTTACAATATTTTTATAATGATCAAGTGCATGCATAGGTACTCAACATTCGTGAACTGGGAACTATGGTGGCCACAATTCCCTATCCTGGTTTACTTCAAAGAGACCCAAACAAAACCCGAAGGCCAAATTCATTTCTTCCCTGTGATTTTCGTAAGTTCACTGGTTAACCGTAAGCTCAACAGCTTCGTTCTTACATACTTGATTTAATTCATCGTCGCGACGCAGAACGGCCGGCAACTCTATGATACTATGGTGGAGCGTGCTGGACCTTCGGAAACAAGCGGGCCTAATCCCTGATACAGACGGCGAGCTGTGCTCCATGGGTTCTGTAAGCATTGGTTCAAGTTCCATGAGCCAAAATCTCCATGATTTGTAAAAACTGCTTCAATGTATATCTATTCTATGTGTTGGCATAGTATTCTATGCGTTAATCTTGATAGCAAAAGTTGTACAGTAAGCATCTTAAAGTTGGTATGTGAGAAAATGATGAAACGCGGCTTCTTCGACATGGTGTTCTTACCTCCCTCGCAAAACATTGGCTGTGTTTGTCAGTGTATCAGCCACTTGAAATTTCTATTGGATGGGATTGCATTCCGAAATGAACTTGGTATGGCAGTTCCCTTTCCTGCCAGTAAAAGAACCGTGATTGCCTTTGTTTCTTATGGATTTGTGGTCGTGTATTTGTGTCATCGTGTGGACGAAAAATAATATATTTACAAGTGGCTGATACACTGACAAACACAGCCTACAAGTGTCCCAAATCCCAAATTATACGTATCATTTTTTCTTGAAACGAGGTAAAAGAAATGCCTCATCCACTAAATAATATTAAGAAGAAGAGAATGTCAGAAGACGAACACATACTTACTATTCAACTCCATGACCACTCACaaacaaatactccctccggtctcttttaattgactcagatttagtacaactttgtactaaattcgagtcaattaaaaaggaccggaggaAGTACTTACTACTCCCAAAGAATGAAATTCCATGATCACACCAACAAAAGCACCCAACACACTGGACACTCCACTGAGAACCCAACAAGAAGGAATTTAGACCCATCAACAAAGACACCGGATGCCCAGCTCTGAGATATTCATCTAGGAGCCAACGACACCTTTCTTGAGGCACTACTTTTCATGATTTTGCTCTTGAGTGATTTCTCCTTGCAAAGCTTTTTGGCGAAGAAATCTCCAGGTGCCAAAGCACCAGATGCAACAATCTCGTTGGCCACCGAAACCACCTGCCTAAAGACCTCAGTCGAGTGAATGAAAGCATCATCCAAACTTTTCCGCTCCACAAAAGCGAGAGTTTGACTAGACTCTAGCGTTGGTGCCAGCGGCAATGGCACCGCCAAGTCCACAGTCGTATGCACCATAGACATGGATGAATCGGGCTCTCCAAACAGCCCATTGAGCTCTAACATGACCTACGTACAATACCGGAGACATGATCCCAACAATGTCCTCACCCTTGAGCTTTGGTGATGGGCAAGGCTTGacacgaggagagaaacaaccataCCAACCAAATCCTAAATTATATGTATCATTTTTTTCTTGAAACAAGGTAAAAGAAATGGCTCATCGACTAATTAAGATTAAGAAGAAGAGAATGTCAGAAGCTGTCACAAGACGAACACGTACTTACTATTCCCAATGAATGGAACTCCATGACCACTCACAAACACATACTTACTACTCCCAAAGAATGAAACTCCATGATCACCTCGACACACCAACAAAAGCACCCAACACACTGGACACTCCACTGAGAACACAACAACAAGGAATTTAGACCCATCAACAAAGACACCGGATGCACAACTCTGAGATATTCATCTAGGAGCCAACGGCACCTTTCTTGAGGCACCACTCTTCATGATTTTGCTCTTGAGTGATTTATCCTTGCAAAGTTTTTGGCGAAGAAATCTCTAGGTGCCAAAGCACCAGATGCAACAACCTCGTTGGCCACCGAAACCACCTACCTAAAGGACTCAGTTGAGTGAATGGCAGCATCATCCAAACTTTCCCGCTCTAGAAAAGCGAGAGTTTGACTAGACTCTAGGGGTGGTGCCGGAGGCAAAGGCACTACCAAGTCCACGGTCATATGCACCATGGACATAGATGAATCGGGCTCTCCAAACAGCCCATTAAGCTCTGACATGACCTACGTACAATACCGGAGCCATGATCCCAACAACGTCCTCACCCTTGAGTTTCGGTGACGGACAAGGCTTGacacgaggagagaaacaaccataGAGATATTCTTCCTCAACCATAGATGACC includes:
- the LOC124692131 gene encoding uncharacterized protein LOC124692131 isoform X2, producing the protein MATTLSLSSPLFLAAPPKVASAAPSRSTANLPCRGYFPGLAHGRKQQRRTSVVSVFGRKTKITRETVVPDPDYRLPIAILGIAGAFAYADNLLAAAPVGLLGLLLLFQTTRVRFVFDDEALEVKVGNQLQESGENVFVGGKNRWKYSTFVNWELWWPQFPILVYFKETQTKPEGQIHFFPVIFNGRQLYDTMVERAGPSETSGPNP
- the LOC124692131 gene encoding uncharacterized protein LOC124692131 isoform X1, whose protein sequence is MATTLSLSSPLFLAAPPKARVVISLVVASAAPSRSTANLPCRGYFPGLAHGRKQQRRTSVVSVFGRKTKITRETVVPDPDYRLPIAILGIAGAFAYADNLLAAAPVGLLGLLLLFQTTRVRFVFDDEALEVKVGNQLQESGENVFVGGKNRWKYSTFVNWELWWPQFPILVYFKETQTKPEGQIHFFPVIFNGRQLYDTMVERAGPSETSGPNP